From one Brevibacterium sp. 'Marine' genomic stretch:
- a CDS encoding PPK2 family polyphosphate kinase: MSELRSNWTTDPAPLLRVGEGFRLGEVDQQSTPGYDGDKKSGKKDLEALSTELSDLQERLFAAHHDEDSGPAVLLVLQAMDTAGKGGIVRHVVGAVDPQGVELAAFKKPTEEELAHDFLWRIRPRVPGPGMIGVFDRSHYEDVLIGRVRELADEAEIERRYTAINDFEAELVAAGVRIVKVMLHISPDEQKERLAERLDRPDKYWKYNPGDVDERILWPDYMDAYQAAFDRTSTEAAPWFVVPANRKWFARLAVQRLLLDALVDIDPQWPAADFDVEVEKKRLADS; the protein is encoded by the coding sequence ATGAGTGAGCTGAGAAGCAACTGGACGACCGACCCCGCACCACTGCTGCGCGTGGGGGAGGGATTCCGCCTCGGCGAGGTCGACCAGCAGTCGACGCCCGGCTACGACGGGGACAAGAAGAGCGGGAAGAAGGATCTCGAGGCGCTGTCGACCGAGCTGAGCGATCTGCAGGAGCGCCTCTTCGCCGCGCACCATGACGAGGACTCCGGGCCTGCCGTTCTCCTTGTTCTCCAAGCCATGGACACCGCCGGCAAGGGCGGAATCGTTCGTCACGTCGTCGGCGCCGTCGACCCGCAGGGCGTCGAACTCGCCGCCTTCAAGAAGCCGACCGAGGAGGAGCTCGCCCACGACTTCCTCTGGCGCATCCGTCCGCGCGTGCCCGGGCCCGGAATGATCGGAGTCTTCGACCGCTCCCACTACGAGGATGTGCTCATCGGCCGCGTCCGCGAACTCGCCGACGAGGCCGAGATCGAGCGCCGCTACACAGCGATCAACGACTTCGAAGCCGAACTGGTCGCGGCAGGAGTGCGGATCGTCAAGGTCATGCTCCACATCTCCCCGGACGAGCAGAAAGAGCGCCTGGCCGAACGCCTCGACCGGCCGGACAAGTACTGGAAGTACAACCCCGGAGACGTCGATGAGAGAATCCTGTGGCCGGATTACATGGACGCCTACCAGGCAGCCTTCGACCGCACTTCCACCGAGGCGGCCCCATGGTTCGTCGTACCGGCGAACAGGAAATGGTTTGCCCGGCTGGCCGTGCAGCGTCTGCTGCTCGACGCCCTGGTCGACATCGACCCGCAGTGGCCCGCCGCCGATTTCGACGTCGAGGTCGAGAAGAAGCGGCTCGCCGACAGCTGA
- a CDS encoding OsmC family protein, with protein sequence MSEDIRSIELTRIAENHYRATAPSGTSIEFGRGEGLMTPVELLLAAVAGCSSIDVDTVTSRHTEPTKFDVTATADKIGEDGASRVDNVHLDFDLAFPDDEEGRKADARIERLVGLSHDKYCTVSRTVEHPTKVDFSIRRD encoded by the coding sequence ATGAGTGAAGACATCCGCAGCATCGAACTGACCCGCATCGCCGAAAACCACTACCGCGCCACCGCCCCAAGCGGAACAAGCATCGAATTCGGTCGCGGCGAGGGCCTCATGACCCCCGTCGAACTGCTCCTGGCCGCCGTCGCCGGCTGCTCGTCGATCGACGTCGACACCGTGACCAGCCGTCACACCGAACCGACGAAGTTCGACGTCACCGCGACCGCGGACAAGATCGGCGAAGACGGGGCCTCCCGTGTGGACAACGTCCACCTCGACTTCGATCTCGCATTCCCCGACGACGAGGAGGGCCGGAAGGCCGATGCCCGCATCGAACGCCTCGTCGGGCTCTCCCACGACAAGTACTGCACGGTCTCGCGCACCGTCGAACACCCCACGAAAGTCGACTTCAGCATCCGTCGCGACTGA
- a CDS encoding MFS transporter: MSDSSQISGDEAGAGKVGAGAGSAAAGKAGDSSAVAPRRFSVLRSWKTAPYLVGSGTAMMGDNIEHVITYWVLWQKFESPALVGFQLISHWLPFLLLSVYAGSLAERFDCRRLIQIGQIMFMVVSLCWGILFLTDSLQLWQACVLLVIHGLAGCLWGPAEQMMLHDFVDRKELPSAVRLNATFRSLGILFGPVVGSALLLGVGATWGIFINIIFYLPLTIFLIRTPFTGHLRSGGVRTARTTLIQSLRVLIDVRHNRAIVGMLLLAALASTTIGAVLQTAMPVFGEILNPVGGDSDFTYGVLLFAMGAGGVLGGFGLEATGWIKAVPAAAALAASAMGLSALLFALTSHLWLAVILLVIAGVSKITAESTEMAIIQLEAPPEIRGRVIGSYATFGPGMQTFSGVTVGVLGTIATIPGAVIIGGTVLAIGAVAIGTYAITGGRNPHAITT, encoded by the coding sequence GTGAGCGATTCCTCCCAGATCTCCGGCGACGAGGCGGGTGCCGGCAAAGTCGGCGCGGGCGCGGGCAGTGCGGCCGCGGGCAAAGCGGGCGACAGCAGTGCCGTCGCCCCGCGCCGTTTCAGCGTCCTGCGCAGCTGGAAGACCGCGCCCTACCTGGTCGGATCGGGTACGGCGATGATGGGCGACAACATCGAGCACGTCATCACCTACTGGGTGCTGTGGCAGAAATTCGAATCTCCAGCTCTCGTCGGGTTCCAGCTCATCAGCCATTGGCTGCCGTTCCTGCTGCTGTCCGTCTATGCGGGATCCCTGGCCGAACGATTCGACTGCCGCCGCCTCATCCAGATCGGGCAGATCATGTTCATGGTCGTGTCCCTGTGCTGGGGGATCCTCTTCCTCACCGACTCCTTGCAGCTGTGGCAGGCCTGCGTGCTGCTCGTCATCCACGGACTTGCCGGTTGTCTGTGGGGCCCGGCCGAACAGATGATGCTCCATGACTTCGTCGATCGGAAAGAGCTGCCGAGCGCGGTCCGCCTCAATGCGACCTTCCGCAGCCTCGGCATCCTCTTCGGTCCCGTCGTCGGTTCCGCCCTGCTGCTCGGGGTCGGCGCCACATGGGGCATCTTCATCAACATCATCTTCTACCTGCCGCTGACGATCTTCCTCATCCGCACCCCTTTCACCGGACATCTGCGCAGCGGAGGTGTGCGCACCGCGCGGACGACCCTCATCCAGTCGCTGCGGGTGCTCATCGATGTCCGCCACAATCGTGCGATCGTCGGCATGCTGCTGCTGGCGGCGCTCGCCTCGACGACGATCGGGGCGGTGCTGCAGACGGCGATGCCGGTGTTCGGCGAAATCCTCAATCCGGTCGGTGGAGACAGCGACTTCACCTACGGTGTGCTGCTCTTCGCCATGGGCGCGGGCGGAGTGCTCGGCGGGTTCGGGCTCGAGGCGACCGGGTGGATCAAGGCCGTCCCGGCTGCGGCGGCACTGGCCGCCTCGGCGATGGGCCTGAGTGCGCTGCTCTTCGCCCTGACCTCGCACCTGTGGCTGGCGGTCATCCTGTTGGTGATCGCCGGGGTCTCGAAGATCACCGCCGAGTCGACAGAGATGGCCATCATCCAACTCGAGGCGCCGCCGGAGATCCGCGGTCGCGTCATCGGCTCCTATGCGACGTTCGGCCCCGGCATGCAGACCTTCTCCGGCGTCACCGTGGGAGTGCTCGGCACGATCGCCACGATCCCCGGAGCCGTTATCATCGGCGGTACGGTCCTGGCCATCGGTGCGGTGGCCATCGGCACCTACGCCATCACAGGAGGCCGCAACCCCCATGCAATTACTACCTGA
- a CDS encoding fasciclin domain-containing protein encodes MKTLLRTRTATILSAGAIGLLALSGCGMDSGSGSDDSGSDSGSSESQPADSSESEMPDESGDSSMADADLVGKGCSAYAEANPDGAGSVEGMGQDPVATAASNNPMLTTLTKAVSGELNPDVDLVDTLNGDEFTVIAPVDDAFADVPKDDLDALAKDSDQLTKVLTYHVIPGQLSPDEIAGEHETVEGSKVTVTGEGEDMKFDDAGLVCGGVKTANATVYMVDAVMMPEK; translated from the coding sequence ATGAAGACTCTGCTTCGCACACGCACCGCCACCATCCTCTCGGCCGGCGCCATCGGCCTGTTGGCCCTCAGCGGCTGCGGAATGGATTCCGGATCCGGCAGCGACGACTCCGGCTCGGATTCCGGCAGCTCCGAATCCCAACCGGCTGACTCGAGCGAGTCCGAGATGCCCGACGAGTCCGGCGACTCCTCCATGGCCGATGCCGACCTCGTCGGCAAGGGCTGCTCGGCCTACGCCGAGGCGAACCCGGACGGGGCCGGATCCGTCGAGGGCATGGGCCAGGACCCGGTGGCCACTGCCGCGTCGAACAATCCGATGCTGACGACCCTGACCAAGGCGGTCTCGGGCGAACTCAACCCCGATGTCGACCTCGTCGACACCCTCAACGGTGACGAGTTCACGGTCATCGCCCCGGTCGACGACGCCTTCGCCGATGTGCCCAAGGACGACCTCGACGCCCTGGCCAAGGACTCGGACCAGCTGACGAAGGTCCTGACCTACCACGTCATCCCCGGACAGCTCTCCCCCGATGAGATCGCCGGTGAGCACGAGACCGTCGAAGGTTCGAAGGTGACCGTGACCGGTGAGGGCGAGGACATGAAGTTCGACGATGCCGGACTGGTCTGCGGCGGTGTCAAGACCGCCAACGCCACGGTCTACATGGTCGATGCCGTGATGATGCCGGAGAAGTGA
- a CDS encoding isochorismatase family protein, translating to MPTAQPPSSTRPNSALVVIDVQNGVMQASWNSDQVISTISDLVDRARNTGTEVVWVRHSSGELPLDSPQWQIVDTLSPADGESIIEKTHGNTFEDTDFEEVLAGKAVGHLVVTGAQSDACVRSTIHGGFARGYDVTLVTDAHTTEDLTEWGAPPPEQVVSHTNLYWQFESGPGRQARVQESSEVDFARP from the coding sequence ATGCCCACCGCTCAGCCGCCGTCGTCCACTCGTCCGAATTCCGCCCTCGTCGTCATCGACGTCCAGAACGGGGTGATGCAGGCCAGTTGGAACTCCGATCAAGTCATCTCCACGATCTCGGATCTCGTCGACCGCGCCCGAAACACCGGCACCGAGGTGGTCTGGGTCCGGCACAGCTCAGGTGAGCTTCCGCTCGATTCCCCGCAATGGCAGATCGTCGACACGCTCTCCCCCGCCGACGGCGAGTCCATCATCGAGAAGACCCACGGCAACACCTTCGAGGACACGGACTTCGAGGAGGTGCTCGCCGGAAAGGCCGTCGGCCATCTCGTCGTCACCGGCGCCCAATCGGACGCCTGTGTGCGCTCGACGATCCACGGCGGCTTCGCCCGCGGTTATGACGTCACCCTCGTCACCGACGCCCACACCACCGAGGATCTCACCGAGTGGGGCGCTCCCCCACCGGAGCAGGTCGTCTCCCACACGAACCTGTACTGGCAGTTCGAATCCGGTCCCGGACGGCAGGCACGGGTCCAGGAGTCGAGCGAGGTCGACTTCGCCAGACCGTGA
- a CDS encoding OsmC family protein yields MTENPGYAQPQAPTGDADEPKSPSAPIYTAKVENLGGTSGEVRVEDGQTLPTAPTSRVEEGNNPEQFLAMAWSTCLGETLKVVLAVNDIEALSRVRVEVELHNEPSGSGFYFAPKAFISIEGVSDTDAEKYAARAHARCPISKLLMGKGTPVVEIEPYKNPDNFQLS; encoded by the coding sequence ATGACTGAGAACCCCGGATACGCCCAGCCGCAGGCTCCGACCGGAGATGCGGATGAGCCGAAGAGCCCGAGTGCGCCGATCTACACCGCGAAGGTCGAGAACCTCGGCGGCACCTCGGGCGAGGTGCGCGTCGAAGACGGCCAGACCCTGCCCACCGCCCCGACCTCACGGGTCGAAGAAGGCAACAACCCGGAACAGTTCCTCGCCATGGCCTGGTCGACCTGCCTCGGCGAAACGCTCAAGGTCGTCCTCGCGGTCAATGACATCGAAGCGCTCTCACGCGTGCGCGTCGAGGTCGAGCTGCACAACGAACCCTCCGGCAGCGGCTTCTACTTCGCACCGAAGGCGTTCATCTCCATCGAAGGGGTCTCGGACACCGACGCCGAGAAGTACGCTGCCCGCGCCCACGCTCGCTGCCCGATCTCCAAACTGCTCATGGGCAAGGGCACCCCGGTCGTCGAGATCGAACCCTACAAGAATCCGGACAACTTTCAGCTCAGCTGA
- a CDS encoding molybdopterin-dependent oxidoreductase, translated as MNRTTRATHRFRGAVAGIVATVMMFGLADLIARAFTPSAAPLLTLGQAIIPLAPPAAIKPVIALFGDNDKLVLVLSTGLGAIVLAGLIGALAASRRRLATTLLIVAGLVPVIVIIIRPEAGALDLVPALIGFAVGITAFILLLRLGLPAPPAEAADRADVTRGSRTSDPLSRRRFFGLAGAVGAIGAVSIAAGQTIVSLTQDAGAAVAKLVLPTPAKKASAIPAAASTDLDGTVPFVTEAKDFYRIDTVLSPPVIDPQQWSLRIHGMVDQEVTLTMDDVLDLPLEEHHITLTCVSNPVGGELVGNATWLGYPVRELLARARPSSQADMVLSHSFDGFTASTPLGALTDDRAALLAVGMNGEPLTPIHGFPARLVVPGLYGFVSATKWVTELEVTRFDEKTAYWTDRGWDAKAPILVASRIEVPGPLATVPAGDIQVGGTAWAQRSGIDRVEVKLDDGDWTQADLAEEVTIDTWRQWRAEFAEVAAGSHTLTVRATDKDGTVQTGKRRESIPNSATGHHHIQFRVE; from the coding sequence ATGAATCGGACAACCCGTGCAACCCACCGTTTCCGCGGCGCAGTGGCAGGCATCGTCGCCACCGTCATGATGTTCGGTCTCGCGGACCTCATCGCGCGTGCCTTCACCCCGAGTGCGGCACCCCTGCTCACCCTCGGTCAGGCGATCATCCCCCTGGCTCCCCCGGCAGCGATCAAACCCGTCATCGCCCTCTTCGGCGACAACGACAAGCTCGTCCTCGTCCTCTCCACCGGGCTCGGTGCGATCGTCCTCGCCGGTCTCATCGGAGCCCTGGCCGCCTCCCGCCGCCGTCTGGCCACGACGCTGCTGATCGTCGCCGGGCTCGTCCCGGTCATCGTCATCATCATCCGCCCCGAGGCGGGTGCCCTCGACCTCGTTCCCGCGCTCATCGGCTTCGCGGTCGGCATCACGGCGTTCATCCTGCTGCTGCGTCTCGGCCTACCGGCACCCCCCGCTGAGGCGGCCGACCGTGCCGATGTCACGCGCGGTTCGCGGACGTCGGATCCATTGAGCCGCCGCCGTTTCTTCGGCCTGGCCGGAGCCGTCGGTGCTATCGGGGCCGTCAGCATCGCCGCTGGTCAGACCATCGTCTCACTCACACAGGACGCCGGCGCCGCAGTGGCCAAGCTGGTCCTGCCCACCCCCGCGAAGAAGGCGTCCGCGATCCCCGCGGCCGCGAGTACCGACCTCGATGGCACGGTCCCCTTCGTCACCGAGGCGAAGGACTTCTACCGCATCGACACAGTGCTCTCACCACCGGTCATCGACCCGCAGCAGTGGTCCCTGCGCATCCACGGCATGGTCGATCAGGAGGTGACCCTGACGATGGACGACGTCCTCGACCTGCCGCTCGAAGAGCACCACATCACGCTCACCTGCGTGTCCAACCCCGTCGGCGGGGAGCTCGTCGGCAACGCGACCTGGCTCGGATATCCGGTGCGCGAACTCCTCGCACGAGCCCGCCCGAGCTCGCAGGCCGATATGGTCCTCTCCCATTCCTTCGACGGATTCACCGCCTCGACTCCGCTCGGTGCGCTGACCGATGACCGCGCGGCCCTGCTGGCGGTGGGGATGAACGGCGAACCGCTCACCCCGATCCACGGTTTCCCCGCTCGCCTCGTCGTTCCCGGGCTCTACGGTTTCGTCTCCGCGACGAAATGGGTGACCGAACTCGAGGTCACCCGCTTCGATGAGAAGACCGCCTATTGGACCGACCGTGGGTGGGATGCGAAGGCGCCCATCCTCGTCGCCTCCCGCATCGAGGTGCCGGGGCCCTTGGCCACGGTCCCGGCCGGAGACATCCAGGTCGGCGGCACCGCCTGGGCGCAGCGATCAGGGATCGACCGTGTCGAGGTCAAGCTCGACGACGGTGACTGGACGCAGGCGGATCTGGCCGAGGAGGTCACGATCGACACCTGGCGGCAGTGGCGGGCCGAATTCGCCGAGGTGGCTGCGGGCTCCCATACCCTCACCGTGCGTGCCACGGACAAGGACGGCACGGTGCAGACGGGGAAACGTCGGGAGTCGATCCCGAACTCGGCCACCGGGCACCACCACATCCAGTTCCGCGTCGAATGA
- a CDS encoding sigma-70 family RNA polymerase sigma factor, with product MSSDHQPADTADPCGALLIRIAEGDRSAFEELFTTHSRILMAVIVRIVKSRTLAEEVLQDCFTEVWTRCSGFDPTRGTGRAWLITLCRRRAIDCVRSVQSQQDRDLADGLRTSTEAVEGVEQTVIDRAESDRTVSALKILPEDQSRPIVMAFYQGMTHTQISENLQVPLGTIKSRIRDGMKKLREELEASR from the coding sequence ATGAGCTCTGATCACCAGCCGGCGGATACCGCCGACCCCTGCGGAGCCCTGCTGATCCGCATCGCCGAGGGTGACCGGTCCGCATTCGAAGAGCTGTTCACCACGCACTCCCGCATCCTCATGGCCGTGATCGTCCGGATCGTCAAGAGCCGAACACTGGCCGAGGAGGTCCTCCAGGACTGCTTCACCGAGGTGTGGACGCGGTGTTCGGGATTCGACCCGACCCGAGGGACGGGCAGGGCATGGCTGATCACTCTGTGCCGCAGACGCGCCATCGACTGCGTGCGCAGCGTTCAGTCCCAGCAGGACCGTGACCTCGCCGACGGGCTGCGCACCTCCACCGAGGCGGTGGAAGGAGTCGAGCAGACCGTGATCGACCGGGCGGAGTCGGATCGCACGGTCTCCGCGTTGAAGATCCTCCCCGAAGATCAGAGCCGGCCCATCGTCATGGCCTTCTACCAGGGCATGACCCACACCCAGATCTCGGAGAATCTCCAGGTGCCCCTGGGTACCATCAAGTCACGGATCAGAGACGGAATGAAGAAGCTGCGAGAAGAGTTGGAGGCAAGCCGATGA
- a CDS encoding TRIC cation channel family protein, with amino-acid sequence MNLQEFLFLALDLTGTFVFAVSGVLLAARRDFDITGGLVLGTMTGIGGGMIRDVLLDRVPNAIGQPIYLAPPVIATLLIYIIGSHISRARIWIVAFDAMGLGLFSVTGTTIALAAGTNYPAALLMGALTACGGGLMRDAVASEDPAIFRGTDLYLIPALFGSGLTIIAEVTGLLGAIASLIIAAAAFGFRMLAWKLQWRVPQPMRQWSYRDTSRRVKKKLPSVFRKPD; translated from the coding sequence ATGAACCTGCAGGAGTTCCTGTTCCTCGCCCTCGACCTCACCGGCACCTTCGTCTTTGCGGTCTCCGGAGTGCTGCTGGCCGCGCGCCGCGATTTCGACATCACGGGCGGGCTGGTGCTGGGCACGATGACGGGAATCGGCGGCGGAATGATCCGCGATGTGCTCCTCGACCGGGTGCCCAACGCCATCGGCCAACCCATCTACCTCGCCCCGCCGGTGATCGCGACACTGCTCATCTACATCATCGGATCCCACATCTCCCGGGCACGGATCTGGATCGTCGCCTTCGACGCGATGGGCCTCGGCCTCTTCAGCGTCACCGGGACGACGATCGCGCTGGCCGCCGGGACGAACTATCCGGCGGCGCTGCTCATGGGGGCGCTGACCGCGTGCGGCGGCGGGCTCATGCGCGACGCCGTGGCCAGTGAGGACCCGGCGATCTTCCGCGGCACCGACCTCTACCTCATCCCCGCCCTGTTCGGTTCGGGACTGACGATCATCGCCGAGGTGACGGGGCTGTTGGGTGCCATCGCCTCACTCATCATCGCGGCCGCCGCCTTCGGCTTCCGCATGCTCGCCTGGAAGCTGCAGTGGCGGGTGCCGCAGCCGATGCGGCAATGGTCGTACCGGGACACCAGCCGTCGAGTGAAGAAGAAGCTGCCGTCGGTGTTCCGGAAACCGGACTGA
- a CDS encoding MOSC domain-containing protein, translating into MGDREFCFVDVERRQVLKTVQHPRLIRMTTSLVDDTLTITLPDGRSASGVPVGQGERLTCYYWKRPVDLELTDGPHSELASEWLGKPVRLARALRGDVIYGAGLSIVTTASMRELADRSGHHELLDEAARFRATLVLDTDEPFIEETWRGREVMVNVPDVGALRVRIGDPIARCAILDLDPITGERGSNLLKTLTASRPRNEAGEPYFGVNAEVIETSAAPDT; encoded by the coding sequence ATCGGCGATCGTGAGTTCTGCTTCGTCGATGTCGAGCGACGGCAGGTCCTCAAAACCGTGCAGCATCCTCGGCTCATCCGCATGACCACTTCACTCGTCGACGACACACTGACGATCACCCTGCCCGACGGGCGTTCTGCCTCTGGGGTGCCAGTCGGGCAGGGTGAGCGCCTGACCTGCTATTACTGGAAGCGACCGGTCGACCTCGAGCTCACTGACGGTCCGCATTCGGAGCTCGCCTCCGAGTGGCTGGGAAAGCCGGTGCGGCTGGCCCGGGCACTTCGTGGAGACGTGATCTACGGAGCTGGCCTGTCGATCGTGACGACTGCTTCGATGAGGGAACTCGCCGATCGATCCGGTCACCACGAGTTGCTTGATGAGGCTGCCCGCTTTCGTGCCACCCTCGTCCTCGACACGGACGAACCCTTCATCGAAGAGACATGGCGAGGCCGGGAGGTGATGGTGAACGTGCCGGACGTCGGCGCTCTGCGTGTGCGGATCGGGGATCCGATTGCGCGGTGTGCCATCCTCGACCTCGACCCGATCACTGGGGAGCGGGGCAGCAATCTGCTCAAGACGCTTACCGCCAGCCGCCCGCGAAATGAAGCGGGTGAACCGTACTTCGGCGTCAACGCCGAGGTCATCGAAACCTCTGCGGCCCCGGACACCTGA
- a CDS encoding alpha/beta fold hydrolase yields the protein MTQPTLILVHGAFATSFSFAPLQAELSFHGVRSAAVDLPGHGFAATFPLGYQAPQDLARFTSEPGSIRGVTVDDNVKALAEAAARAKEHGPVVIVAHSRGGATLTALANAHPELIDHMVYVSAWAPVDLPAAEYNAEPEMKTVDNAALARALAGDPGQLGLLRCNFRQADPEVLDGLKALFCTDVSDDEFRIFLNSLQPDENLDAGGPNDRAQAGTWGTIPRTFVRLGEDRSVPPAMQDRLIREGDALTPDNPYRVRTLASSHVGWLIRPAEAAVQLAQIAAEVGGEFS from the coding sequence ATGACGCAGCCGACGCTCATCCTCGTCCACGGCGCTTTCGCCACTTCCTTCTCCTTCGCCCCGCTGCAGGCCGAACTCTCCTTCCACGGAGTGCGCTCGGCTGCGGTCGACCTGCCGGGTCACGGTTTCGCCGCCACCTTCCCGCTCGGATATCAGGCGCCTCAGGACCTCGCCCGGTTCACCTCGGAGCCGGGATCGATCAGGGGTGTGACCGTCGACGACAATGTCAAGGCTCTCGCCGAGGCGGCCGCCCGTGCCAAGGAGCACGGACCGGTGGTCATCGTCGCCCACAGCCGCGGCGGGGCCACATTGACCGCCTTGGCGAATGCGCATCCGGAGCTCATCGACCACATGGTCTATGTCTCCGCATGGGCACCGGTGGACCTCCCGGCCGCCGAATACAATGCCGAACCCGAAATGAAGACCGTCGACAATGCGGCTCTCGCCCGGGCCCTGGCCGGCGATCCCGGACAGTTGGGCCTGCTGCGCTGCAACTTCCGCCAGGCGGACCCGGAGGTCCTCGACGGCCTGAAAGCACTCTTCTGCACCGACGTCAGCGATGACGAATTCCGCATCTTCCTCAATTCACTGCAGCCGGACGAGAACCTCGACGCGGGCGGCCCGAATGATCGTGCGCAGGCGGGCACATGGGGCACGATCCCGCGCACGTTCGTCCGCCTCGGCGAGGATCGGAGCGTGCCGCCCGCCATGCAGGACCGTCTCATCCGCGAAGGCGATGCGCTCACCCCGGACAATCCCTACCGGGTGCGCACGCTGGCGTCGTCCCACGTGGGATGGCTGATCCGCCCCGCCGAGGCGGCCGTGCAGTTGGCGCAGATCGCCGCCGAGGTGGGTGGAGAGTTCAGCTGA
- a CDS encoding anti-sigma factor, whose protein sequence is MSADRDYLAAGLALGGLSDSELAEAQALADADAEFRAEVAAYADVMADAAESDEPVDVSSATREAILSIPESHQQESAQETSPVAEPETSAVAADADRDALTAPTSLSEHREARRSDARAEDSDELRSGRGPWLPWVAAAAAIVVAAGLGATVWQQNQRQNELEEDLAATQQQLDDSARLMEASDLQTNTADMPDGGSVTVLSSESEQLIRLSPKDIGQPPAGKSMQMWVIGADGPESAGLMSGEPVTIAGEKFSAGSVFGITVEPKGGSKQPTTDPIVAIDL, encoded by the coding sequence ATGAGCGCAGATCGTGACTATCTGGCTGCCGGGCTGGCCCTCGGCGGGCTCAGCGACTCCGAACTCGCCGAGGCTCAGGCGCTGGCCGATGCCGACGCCGAATTCCGTGCCGAAGTCGCCGCCTATGCCGACGTCATGGCCGACGCGGCCGAATCCGATGAGCCGGTTGACGTCAGCTCGGCGACTCGAGAGGCGATTCTGTCGATCCCTGAGAGCCACCAGCAGGAGTCGGCGCAGGAAACGTCCCCCGTTGCCGAGCCTGAGACCTCCGCGGTTGCTGCGGATGCCGACAGGGATGCACTGACCGCACCGACATCGCTGAGCGAACATCGGGAGGCCCGCCGATCCGACGCGCGCGCTGAGGACAGCGATGAGCTGCGGTCCGGCCGCGGTCCCTGGCTGCCCTGGGTGGCGGCCGCGGCGGCGATCGTCGTCGCCGCAGGTCTCGGTGCGACCGTCTGGCAGCAGAATCAGCGGCAGAACGAGCTGGAAGAAGACCTGGCCGCGACTCAGCAGCAGCTGGATGATTCCGCTCGTCTCATGGAGGCCAGCGATCTGCAGACGAACACCGCGGACATGCCGGACGGCGGAAGCGTGACTGTGCTCTCCTCCGAGAGCGAGCAGCTCATCCGTCTCAGTCCCAAAGACATCGGTCAGCCTCCGGCCGGAAAGTCGATGCAGATGTGGGTCATCGGTGCCGACGGCCCGGAGAGCGCCGGTCTGATGTCGGGCGAGCCGGTGACCATCGCCGGGGAGAAGTTCTCCGCCGGCAGCGTCTTCGGCATCACCGTCGAACCCAAGGGCGGCTCGAAGCAGCCGACCACGGATCCGATCGTCGCCATCGACCTCTGA